In the genome of Myxococcus stipitatus, one region contains:
- a CDS encoding signal protein, translating to MSDDPHKPSRPGYTRRTYLLDREFQLKYILLLAGIGAGGVGIFGVLAERLYVSSQSSGVDARTSLLWLTALGALGLGAVLGLLGLLFTHRVAGPVHVMSLYVAALAAGRYPRLRPLRKKDELKRFFDRFSEAVDRIRQREADEAHALESALAALTPLATTPEAREALETLSALHTRKRQAVDNPTGGTFKSAT from the coding sequence ATGTCCGATGACCCACACAAGCCGTCGAGGCCGGGATACACCCGCCGGACGTACCTCCTCGACCGGGAGTTCCAGCTCAAGTACATCCTGCTGCTGGCCGGTATCGGGGCGGGTGGGGTGGGGATATTCGGTGTGCTGGCCGAGCGGCTCTACGTCTCTTCCCAGAGCTCCGGGGTGGACGCGCGCACGTCGCTGCTCTGGCTCACCGCCCTGGGCGCGCTGGGGCTGGGCGCGGTGCTGGGCCTCCTGGGACTGCTCTTCACCCATCGGGTGGCGGGCCCCGTCCACGTCATGAGCCTCTATGTCGCGGCGCTGGCCGCGGGGCGTTATCCCCGCCTGCGCCCCCTGAGGAAGAAGGATGAATTGAAGCGCTTCTTCGACCGCTTCAGCGAGGCGGTGGACCGCATCCGCCAGCGCGAGGCGGACGAAGCCCACGCCCTGGAGTCCGCGCTGGCCGCGCTCACCCCGCTGGCCACCACCCCCGAGGCGCGCGAGGCGCTGGAAACCCTGTCCGCGCTGCACACGCGCAAGCGTCAAGCAGTGGACAATCCCACCGGGGGTACCTTCAAGTCCGCGACTTGA